DNA from Agathobaculum sp. NTUH-O15-33:
AAAGGCTCGCGCGTCCAGCCGTCGCCCGCGGGAACGACGTCCAAATGGCCCAGAATGGCCACCATTTCCTCGCCCTCGCCATACTCGCACCAGCCCACGCGCCCGTCCATATCGGTGGCCGGAAAGCCCAGCTTTTCGCAAAGCGCCAGCATCTGGTCAAGACTTCGCCGGACCTCGGCCCCGTAGGGCGCGCCGTTCTCCGCCGGGCCTTCGACGCTGGGGATGCGGATAAGCGACGCTAGATCGGCAAGCAAGTCGTCCTGATGCTGCCGGAGATAAGCTTTAAAATCCATCCTTGTCCTTCCTTTCCTTATGTTCCATATGCTTATTGTACCCGAAAATACGGTGTATTGCAAATAAATGCACAAAAAACTTATGCCCAAAAGCAAAATAATTAAGCATATTGCAATGGGAGGAAAAATCATGTATAATGGGAGCAGACAACTGCCGCGCTCCGTGGGGAATTTGGTGGGGCGGGGGAGAAAACTGAAAAAAGAGAGGGAAACTGTATGATCACCAACGGCTTTACTTACATTGCGGTTCTGGTATTTCTGGCCGCCGTTTTGGTCGGCGCGGAAAAGCTGACCAAATGGAAATTCTTCAAGTTTGTGCCGCCTGTCGTGCTGCTGTACCTGCTGACCATGGTGCTTTGCACGGTCGGCGCATGGGATATGGAGGCGACTGCACCCGCGTATGGTGCGATGAAAAACAACATTCTGTACGCCATGCTTGTGTTGATGTTGCTGCGCTGCGATATCCGCAAAATCCTAAAGCTCGGCCCGCGTATGCTGGGCGGCTTCTTCGCGGCAAGTATCTCCATCGCCATCGGCTTTATCGCTACCTACGCCATAATGCACTCCCAGCTCGGTGCGGACGCATGGAAGGCCCTCGGCGCGCTTTGCGGCAGCTGGATGGGCGGTTCGGGCAACATGGTTGCCGTGCAGGAGGCGCTGCATATCGGCCCGGCTGACATGGGCTACGCGCTCGTCATCGACTCGATCGACTATTCCGTTTGGGTCATGTTCCTGTTGTGGGCGATCTCGTTCGCGCCGCAGTTCAACAAGTGGACAAAGGCTTCCACCTCCACGCTCGACGAGGTATGCAAGCGTTTGGAAGACGAGCAGTTGGCGAATGAAAGCCACATCACCTTTGCCGGTTTGCTGTTTCTGGTGGGCAGCGCGCTTTTGGTGTCGGCGGTCGGTCAGAACATCGGTGCGGCTATCAACGGCGTTGCTCCGTGGTTGGATAAGGCGACGTGGACGGTGCTGTTCGTCACGGTTGTCGCGCTGATAGCGGCGGTCACGCCGATGGGCAAGATTGCCGGTTCGGCCGAGCTCTCCAACGTGTTCCTGTATATCGTCATCGCGCTTCTTGCCTCGCGCGCGAGCCTGCTCGAGATGACAGACGCGCCGATGTGGATTCTGTCCGGCTTTATGATTCTCGCGATTCACGGCATCATCCTTGTCGTGCTCGCCAAGATCTTCAAGCTCGATATGTTCACCTGCGGTGTGGCCAGTCTTGCCAATATCGGCGGCACGGCCTCCGCGCCGATTCTGGCGGCGTCCTACTCGGGCGCGCTGGTTCCGGTCGGCGTGCTAATGGCGCTGATGGGTTATGTCATCGGTACCGGCGGCGGTATAATCGTTGCAAATATTATGAGATTGTTTGCGTAAACGCATACTCGAAAATGGACGCGAAAGCGTCCATTTTCTATTTAATTCGGACAAGGGAAGGGAAGATCGCTATGCAGCTCAATACCTTGGGCGCGGTACATGAATTTTTGAGGCGGCAGGTGCGGCCCGGCGCGGTGTGCGTTGACGCGACGGCGGGACGAGGGCGAGACACGGCGCTGCTTTGCAGGCTCGCGGGTGAAGCGGGGCGCGTTTTAGCGTTCGATATCCAACCGGAAGCGATACGGCAAACGCGCGCGCTGCTGGAAAAAGAGGGACTTTGCGCCGAGGTAATACAGGATAGCCACAGCCACATGGAAGCCTACCTGCCGCCTGAAACGGCGGACTGCGTGGTTTTCAATTTCGGTCGCCTGCCGGGCGGCGATCCGGCCGTCTTTACGACGGCAGACACCTCGCTGCCCGCGATCGACGCGGGACTGCGGCTTCTCAAGCCGGGCGGCGTAATGGCGCTGGCGCTGTATTACGGCGGCGCGAACGGCTACGCCGAACGGGACGCGGTGCTGACGCACCTGCAAACGCTGGACGCAAAGTCCTTTACCGTTTTGCGGTGCGACTGGCTCAACCGTCGAAACGACCCGCCGATCCCGATTTTTATCTGGAAAGAACAGGGGCTATGTGGTACAATGAAGCAAAAAGGAGAGTGAAACGATATGCCATGGTGTCCCAAATGCGGGGCGGAATACCGCGAAGGCTTTACGGAGTGCGCGGAATGTCACGTCGCGCTGACCAATATCGAGCCGCGTCCGGAGGAGAAGGAACCGGAACCCCAAGAAGAGTTGATGCCGGAAGGGTTTGAAAATCCCATCGCTATTTATACCGCGTCTTCCAAGGAGGACGCAGACATGCTCTGCGAAGCCCTTCGGGAAGAGAATATCACCGCGGCCACGCGCATGGCGGTGTTTTCACAATTAAACCGCGTCTATGGCGGCGGTTCGGCGCGTTACGGCGTTCAGATCATTGTGGAGGCGAGTCAAACGGCTGCCGCCCGCGCGGTGATCGAGCGTTTCATGAGCGACTTGAAGGACGCCTCGATCGACGACGACGAGCTGGCCCGTCTGGCTGAGGAGCAGGCAACGGAAATGCCCGAGCAGCCGATGGAGGATAACGCTTCTTTCAAAATGATGCCGGTGATCGCGGGTGTGATCGCCTTAGCGCTCGTTTTGCTGTACTTTATCACACGCTGAGCTTAGGAAAGGGGGAAACCTTGCATGCCATGGTGTCCCAAATGCGGCGCGGAGTTCCGGGAAGGGTTTACAACCTGCAACTCCTGTCATGTGCCGCTGATCGACCATAAGCCGGACGGCACCGAGGAAGTGCCGCCCGAGCCGCAATACGGCGAAAAGTGGCTGCAGAACGATAAGAAGCGCGCTCTTACGCTTACCGCCCTGCGCGCGCTGATCATCCTGTTTCTGGCGGCGGCCGTTCTGCTGCTCATCGCGGATAAAGGTATTTTTTAAGCCGCGAATCGCTCGCAAAATCATATACGAAAAGGGCGCGTTGCAGATCTTTGTTCTGCAACGCGCCCTTTTTATCAATCGATATCGTCGAACAGATGCGTAAAATCAAATGTTGCGAAGTAGTCCTTCGGGGTTTCTGCGCGGCGCATGAGCTCGGTCGTGCCGTCCTCGCGGAGCAGAACCTCGGCGGAGCGAAGCTTGCCGTTGTAGTTGTAGCCCATCGAGAAGCCGTGCGCGCCCGCGTCGTGAATGAACAGGTAATCCCCGATGTCGATGCGGGGCAGGTTGCGGTCGATCGCGAACTTGTCGTTGTTTTCGCACAAGCCGCCGGTCACATCGTAGGTGCGGTCGTGCAGGGCGTTTTCCTTGCCCAGCACGGTGATGTGATGGTAAGCGCCGTACATGGCGGGGCGCATCAGGTTGGCCGCGCAGGCGTCCAGCCCGGCATATTCCTTGTGCGTGTGCTTGTGATGGATGCACTTCGTAATCAACGCGCCATAGGGGCCGAGAATGAAGCGCCCCATCTCGGTGTAGATGGCGACGTCGCCCATGCCGGCGGGAACAAGAATCTCGTCATACGCGCGGTGCACGCCCTCGCCGATCGCGAGGATATCGTTCGGCTCCTGCCACGGCTTATAGGGGATGCCCACGCCGCCCGACAGGTTGATGAACGCGATGTGCACGCCGGTTTCCTTTTGCAGCTCGGCCGCGGTCTTGAACAGGATGCGGGCCAGTGCCGGATAGTACTCGTTCGCCACGGTGTTGGAAGCAAGAAACGCGTGAATACCGAAGTTTTTGACGCCCTTGCTCTTCATGATTTTGAACGCTTCGGAAAGCTGATCGCGGGTCATACCGTACTTGGCTTCTTGCGGAGTGTCCATGATCTCGTTTTCGAGGACAAAATCGCCGCCCGGATTATAACGGCAGGACATGGTCTCTTTCCACGTGCCCACTCGGTCGTAATAATCCAGATGGGTGATATCGTCAAAGTTGATGATCGCGTCCAGATCGGAGGCAAGCTTGAAATCCTCATCCGGCGTGACGTTGGAGGAGAACATGATATCGTGTCCCGTGACGCCGCAAGCGCGGCTCATCTGAAGCTCCGTGTAAGAGGAGCAGTCGCAGCCAAAGCCTTCCTCGTGCAGGATCTGGATCAGGCGCGGGGTGGGCGTTGCCTTTACGGCAAAATACTCGCGGTAGCCGGGGTTCCAAGCAAAGGCCTGACGTACCTTGCGGGCGTTTTCGCGAATGGCCTTTTCATCGTACAGGTAAAACGGGGTGGGGTAAGTCTTTACCATCTCCTCCACTTCGGGGAGGGTGACAAAGGGTTTCTTTTCCATTGAAATTTTCGCCTTTCCTTTATAGCTTGAGGGGGGTGGTTAGTCGTCCATATTCTTGCCGAGCAAGCGCTCGAACCGGCGGCGCATATCGTCTTCAATGCGCTGGGTCTCCAGTTCGTCAATAGCGGTGATGCGGCCATTTTCAACGGTGACGACCATACCCTCCGCTACCATGGCGGGTGCTTCGGCGCGGGGAAAACGGATCAGCTCGTCATCGATCTCGACGATGACGAAATCGCCTTCAAAGCGATCCACAATACCGGATTGTTTCATGCAGCATTCTCCTTGGTGACAGATGGTTGGTCGAACGGTAGGATCACCGCGCCTTCTTCGGCGGTGATGTGGATGGTGGAAACGCCGACCTTTTGAAGATTTTGCAGCGTATCCGGGTCGGGGTGTCCGAAATCGTTATCCTGCCCGCAGCTGATCACGGCGACGGAGGGATGAACGGCACGGAGAAACGCGGGGGTGGACGAGGTCGCGCTGCCATGGTGGCCCACCTTCAGCACCTCGCACGAGAGGCGGGGATGCTTGCTGAGAAGCGCCTTTTCGGCGGCGGCCTCGGCGTCGCCCATCAGAAGCACGCTGTGCTCTCCCGCCACAAAGCGGGTGATGAGCGACCGGTCGTTTAGGTTTTTCAGTTTTTCGCGCGACGGCGCGGGGCCAAGAAATTCGAGCGCCGCGTCCGAACGGAAGCGAAGCGTTTCGCCGTCCTCGGGAACGATGGGGCGGATGCCGCGCTTTTCAAGGGCGGTGAGCAGCCTGTCGTACGCGGCGGTGTTCGCGGTTTCCGGGCCCATGTAGAAATTATCGATGGGGAAGGCGTCCACCACCTGCGCCATGCCGCCGATATGGTCGGCGTGCGGATGGGTCGCGACGGCCGCGTAAAGCTTTTTCACGCCGAGCGCGCGGAGGTATTCGACCACCGTATCGCCCGCGGAGGCCTCGCCCGCGTCGATCAGCACGGCGTCGCCGCCCGAAAGGAGCAGCGTCGCGTCGCCCTGACCAACGTTGATAAAGTGTACGGCGGTGTCCTCCGTGAGCACGGAGCCCCCGAAAGAATAACCGGCAAGGCTCAACGCGCCGTCCGCTATGACCAACAGTGCCGCGAGAAGCAGCAGTACAAGACGGAGCTTGCGATGTGCGCGGGTCTTCAAGCGATTACTCCTCGCAGGTACGGTAGGTATCGAACTTATCCGTAATCTCAGCCGAGGGGGCCGGGGTCAGCAGGCTGACGATGACGATGGCAATCAGGCCGCAGACAAAGCCGGGCACGATCTCGTACAGATCGAAAATGCCGCCGTGCAGCTGCGCCCAGACCAGATCGACCACGCCGCCAACGATGATGCCGGCAAAAGCGCCCTGCTTGTTCGTGCGCCGCCAGAACAGCGAGCACAGCACCAACGGGCCGAAGGCCGAGCCGAAGCCGGCCCAAGCATAGGAAACCAGACCGAGTACGGTGCTGTTCTGATCGGTGGCAATGAGCGCCGCGATGACAGCGACCGACATAACGCAGATGCGGGAGACCCACATCAGTTCGCCGGCGGAGGCTTTGGGTCGGATCTTGTTGTGGTAGAGGTCCTCTGTGATGGCCGAAGCGGTAACCAGCAGCTGGCTGTCCGCCGTAGACATGATCGCGGCCAAAATAGCGGAAAGGAAGATGCCGCCGATGAACACCGGGAAAATACGGCCGACCATGGTAATGTAAATCGTCTCTTCCAGACCGCTTACATTGAGCAGGCTGTCGCCCAGATACATACGGCCTGCAACGCCGATGAGCACGGCCGCCGTCAGCGAGATCAGCACCCATACGGTTGCGATATGGCGGGATTTCTTGATGGCCGAGGGCTTTTCAATGCCCATGAAACGCACAAGGATGTGCGGCTGGCCGAAGTAGCCGAGGCCCCACGCGACCAGCGATAGAATACCCATAAACGTGAGCGGCGTATTGGTCGCGCCGTCGACAAACATGCTCAGGAAGTTGGGGTTAAACGTCTGAACCTGCGTGAAGAAGGAGCCGACGCCGCCGAGCTCGGTGATGACGATGGTGGGCACCGCGAGCACGCAGAAGAACATCAGCAGGCCCTGAAAAAAGTCGGTCCAGCAAACAGCGAAAAAGCCGCCCGCGAAGGTGTACGAAATGACGACCACCGCGCCCACGGCCAGCGATACCAGATAGGGAATGCCGAACACGGAAGAGAACAGCTTGGCGCACGAAACGAAGCCGGAAGCCACATAAAACAGGAAAAACACCAGAATGAACATGGCGGCGATCACAGAGATCATACCGCTTTGATCCTGAAAACGGTTTTTAAAGAATTGCGGCAACGTGATCGCGTCGTTCGCGACCTTGGTATACTGGCGCAGCGGTTTGGCGACCAGCAGCCAGTTCAAATAGGTGCCGACGGCAAGACCGATCGCGATCCAGCCCGCGGAAATGCCGGAAAGATAGGCCGCGCCCGGCAGGCCCATGAGCAGCCAGCCCGACATATCGCTGGCCTGCGCCGACATGGACGTGACCCACGAACCGAGTTTTCTTCCCCCGAGGAAATATTCGGTCGTGGTACGGTTTTTGCCGTAGAAAAACATACCGATGCAGATCATAAAGATCAGATAGCACGCGAAGGCGATGATGATCACCAAGTTGTTGCTGATAAACATATTTTCAATTACCCTCCCTAAAATACTCCTTTATTATACATGGAACCGCACTTTTTTGCAATAACGTGGTGCAATATAAAGAACCCGTAAAAGGGGTTTGTGCAATTCGTCCAATTCCGGCTTGGCTGTTGCCACGGAATATATTTTAATTGACAAACCGATAATTGGTTATATAATAGTATTATATCCTAATTAGGAAAGAAAGGAAGGCTGGATATGGCAGTATACCGTTGCAAGATCTGTGGCTATGTGTACGATGAGGAAAAGATGGGCAAGCCCTTCGCCACTTTGAGCGAGTGCCCGCGCTGCGAGCAGGCGATCGGAAATTTTGAACTGGTGGAGGGAGAGCCCGCGCCCGTTCCCGCGCCTGTGCCTGCGCCCGAAACTTTGGCCTATCCGGCGGCGCACGCCAGACAGGACGCTTCGGTCCGCTACATGGATGAGATACACGAAATGGCGGTATCCGGCAAGCCGATCATCGCGGCCATGGGCACCCAGATGGCGATGCCGAGCTTTGACGAT
Protein-coding regions in this window:
- a CDS encoding DUF819 family protein — its product is MITNGFTYIAVLVFLAAVLVGAEKLTKWKFFKFVPPVVLLYLLTMVLCTVGAWDMEATAPAYGAMKNNILYAMLVLMLLRCDIRKILKLGPRMLGGFFAASISIAIGFIATYAIMHSQLGADAWKALGALCGSWMGGSGNMVAVQEALHIGPADMGYALVIDSIDYSVWVMFLLWAISFAPQFNKWTKASTSTLDEVCKRLEDEQLANESHITFAGLLFLVGSALLVSAVGQNIGAAINGVAPWLDKATWTVLFVTVVALIAAVTPMGKIAGSAELSNVFLYIVIALLASRASLLEMTDAPMWILSGFMILAIHGIILVVLAKIFKLDMFTCGVASLANIGGTASAPILAASYSGALVPVGVLMALMGYVIGTGGGIIVANIMRLFA
- a CDS encoding tRNA (mnm(5)s(2)U34)-methyltransferase, producing the protein MQLNTLGAVHEFLRRQVRPGAVCVDATAGRGRDTALLCRLAGEAGRVLAFDIQPEAIRQTRALLEKEGLCAEVIQDSHSHMEAYLPPETADCVVFNFGRLPGGDPAVFTTADTSLPAIDAGLRLLKPGGVMALALYYGGANGYAERDAVLTHLQTLDAKSFTVLRCDWLNRRNDPPIPIFIWKEQGLCGTMKQKGE
- a CDS encoding diaminopimelate decarboxylase; translation: MEKKPFVTLPEVEEMVKTYPTPFYLYDEKAIRENARKVRQAFAWNPGYREYFAVKATPTPRLIQILHEEGFGCDCSSYTELQMSRACGVTGHDIMFSSNVTPDEDFKLASDLDAIINFDDITHLDYYDRVGTWKETMSCRYNPGGDFVLENEIMDTPQEAKYGMTRDQLSEAFKIMKSKGVKNFGIHAFLASNTVANEYYPALARILFKTAAELQKETGVHIAFINLSGGVGIPYKPWQEPNDILAIGEGVHRAYDEILVPAGMGDVAIYTEMGRFILGPYGALITKCIHHKHTHKEYAGLDACAANLMRPAMYGAYHHITVLGKENALHDRTYDVTGGLCENNDKFAIDRNLPRIDIGDYLFIHDAGAHGFSMGYNYNGKLRSAEVLLREDGTTELMRRAETPKDYFATFDFTHLFDDID
- a CDS encoding DUF3006 domain-containing protein, translating into MKQSGIVDRFEGDFVIVEIDDELIRFPRAEAPAMVAEGMVVTVENGRITAIDELETQRIEDDMRRRFERLLGKNMDD
- a CDS encoding ComEC/Rec2 family competence protein, producing MKTRAHRKLRLVLLLLAALLVIADGALSLAGYSFGGSVLTEDTAVHFINVGQGDATLLLSGGDAVLIDAGEASAGDTVVEYLRALGVKKLYAAVATHPHADHIGGMAQVVDAFPIDNFYMGPETANTAAYDRLLTALEKRGIRPIVPEDGETLRFRSDAALEFLGPAPSREKLKNLNDRSLITRFVAGEHSVLLMGDAEAAAEKALLSKHPRLSCEVLKVGHHGSATSSTPAFLRAVHPSVAVISCGQDNDFGHPDPDTLQNLQKVGVSTIHITAEEGAVILPFDQPSVTKENAA
- the putP gene encoding sodium/proline symporter PutP; the encoded protein is MFISNNLVIIIAFACYLIFMICIGMFFYGKNRTTTEYFLGGRKLGSWVTSMSAQASDMSGWLLMGLPGAAYLSGISAGWIAIGLAVGTYLNWLLVAKPLRQYTKVANDAITLPQFFKNRFQDQSGMISVIAAMFILVFFLFYVASGFVSCAKLFSSVFGIPYLVSLAVGAVVVISYTFAGGFFAVCWTDFFQGLLMFFCVLAVPTIVITELGGVGSFFTQVQTFNPNFLSMFVDGATNTPLTFMGILSLVAWGLGYFGQPHILVRFMGIEKPSAIKKSRHIATVWVLISLTAAVLIGVAGRMYLGDSLLNVSGLEETIYITMVGRIFPVFIGGIFLSAILAAIMSTADSQLLVTASAITEDLYHNKIRPKASAGELMWVSRICVMSVAVIAALIATDQNSTVLGLVSYAWAGFGSAFGPLVLCSLFWRRTNKQGAFAGIIVGGVVDLVWAQLHGGIFDLYEIVPGFVCGLIAIVIVSLLTPAPSAEITDKFDTYRTCEE